The Antechinus flavipes isolate AdamAnt ecotype Samford, QLD, Australia chromosome 5, AdamAnt_v2, whole genome shotgun sequence DNA segment CCATTATCTGAGGTCTTTCCTTGATTTTACAACCCAAATGAGCTGGGAACCTTTACCCATAGTTCTTGATGACAGTTTTTAATAAAGTGTAATCTGTTGTTTTTATTAGGTGATTGACCTACTGCcttttctcatatatatacatatgtatgtatgtatatatgtatatattatatatatatttagatgattCTTTTCACGCTTCGTTGTGGATGTATTCTAAATTTTGTGGTAGTGATTTGATTCACTTaatgttataatcaaaattattattacgaaatgtaatattatttgcCACTCCCTTAAGTGATCCTAGTAATGTCAGAATTTCCTTATTGTCCTTGTATTTCTATTCTTATGCTATTTATTCTCAATTAGGTGGGGCTGAACAAAACCGTAATTCCTCTCAGTTTGGGATTTAATCTTTCAAAGAAACTAGCTTGAGCTGGAACTTAGATCCTGttgtctttgcttccttccttaaGATTCATAACAGAGAATGAAGTGGTTTTGCTTGCCCAAATTTCTAAGGGCCACCAAGATCTCCTGACTAGGCCACTTAtttcctcctcctgtcttcctcaaactataaaaactaaaaaatctaCTGGACAAATATCTCCATTTCAATTAGACAATTTATTACTCAACTCATAACTTTGATGCTTTGAGTTATGATTTTAATAATATCTACAAgaaaattctataaaacatttcaaaataaattgttattaaatacaatatttaaaaagcTTGTTTTAAAGTATGATTGAAATGCCAAATTTAGATTTTACTAATGAATCTACAATGTAAGTAAATTTGCCAAAGCTTTCAAATGGTGGCTGTAGGTAGGATTGGGAGATAATATGGAGCAAACACCTATGCATACTTGAATATCTTCTTAGTAACTTtcaatcattatcattatcattcaaTCAAAAAGCAATAAATACCCATCATATTCCAGGAATAGTAAATTAACTTATCTATTTGATCTAACCCAAGTCTtcttaattaaatgaaaattaaatattatctttgATTTGTCTGTTATTCTAGGAAATGTAGCTATGCTTTATATCAAAAGCCTGAGAATTCATAAGGTTGAATGCTTTTCATTCAGTCTTTAATCTCTCTCTgagaaaagaatgtttaataACTAATTGCTAACAAGGAAATTTGCCAATCTAGAACTTACTACCAGGTATGAATTCTCCATCCATCTCTTTTCCCAGGCTCActcagaactcttttttttttgtttgttttttgcctcaTCAAGAtaagtggaaaaagaaagaaaaagtattaacTATCTTGATATGAATATGAAGTGCCTGAATTATTTTGCCTAAATTCCTGAAAAAGTTACctgcctcttttttctttctaggtgATTTTTCATGTCCCAATGGTGTCAAATCACTATTGTCTGAAAGTGAATTTCATTgctaaaaacaactgaaaattattttgagaaaataaattgaaagatcAAGAAAGGTAATACTGACTTTTAGTAGCACGTGAATGCCAATTGGGGTGGACAAGGATATTTGTCTGTGACTTACATGCCCATCTGAAAGCAGTTTCTAAAGAAAAGTTCCACATGTGGTGTCTTATAATAATGGTGGCTTTACTGAAATGATTACCTTCAAAAGTAAACTACTTTGAAAGACGtattcaattgaaaaaaatttttttgctgcatttagggaaaaaaacatctttttaagTACATTAAAACTGCTCCTCATTTGTGCAAAAAAATCTTATTGGGGATGGAAAAGGCAAAAACAGGCAGTttgaaattacagaaaatcagaaaaagaagtaagaatataatgaagggagaaagaaaaagagaaatggggagcAAAATTTTCAGAAGTTCTCTCTAATACACTTATAATTTTCCTTTGTGCTTTAATTTATGACttttagtaaaaatattatgcattTGAGTTCAAGAATTTTTTGATCATGTCCTTAAAAGCTTGCTTCACTTGTTGGTTCCTTAGGGTATAAATGAAGGGATTCAGCATGGGAGCAACAGAAGTATTCAGCACTGCTACCCCTTTAGTCATAGCCACCCCTTCTTTTGCTGAGGGTTTGACATACATGAAGATGCAGCTTCCATAAGAGATGGAGACAACAATCATGTGGGAGGAACaagtagaaaaggcttttttccTTTGCTGGGCAGAGGGAATTCTCAGAATTGTTCTGAGGATGAATGCATATGATAAAATCACTAATATCAAAGTAAATATCAGTGTGAATACAGCCAAGAAAAAACTCAGGACCTCTAAGACTTTGGTATCTGTGCAAGAGATCATCAGCATGGGAGAAGAATCACAGGTGAAATGATCAATGATATTGGAGTCACAGAACTCCAGCTGGAGACCCATGATAACTggtggaaagataatgaggaaacctGCCAGCCAAGAGCTGATTACAAGTTGGTTGCAGACTCTGTTACTCATAATGGTCATGTAATGTAGAGGTTTGCAGATGGCCACATAGCGATCATAGGACATGGCAGCCAGCAGAAAAAATTCGGTTGAACCCAggaggatgaaaaaaaataactgagtTGCACAAGAATTATAAGAAATTGTCCTGTCTCCAGTTAAAATACTGACCAAGAATCTTGGAATGCAGACAGATGTAAATGATATTTCTAAGAAGGAGAAATTCCTGAGAAAGAAATACATGGGAGTCTTGAGGTGAGAGTCCAGAAGGGTGAGAGTGATTATAGTTAGGTTGCCAGTTATACTCAATATGTAGgtgaaaaacagaaagaggaaaattataacCTGTAAGTCTGGGTCATCTGTCAATCCCAGGAGGATGAATTCTGTCACTAATGTGTGATTTCTCATGGCTGACTCTTGACTTTTTTCAATATCTGCAggtggaaaaaacagaaaaatattaagtttttatATCAGTATGTTCAGAGCTTTCTTTTGAACACTCTTGTTTTATATACTACTATACAAGACCAACAAAGGCAGAAGAACAACACAGTGTAAGTTACCAGAGACAGCAAGAATCCAAACTGAGCATCAACTCTTTCATCTTAAGTATCAGACACATTTCTGAAGGCTGATTCCAGATGGTTCAActgtggaaagaatattgatcCCTCTGAAGATTTTCTAGCTATGTAACCTCAGACCAGTTGCTCAGATTGTCCTACCTTGCTCCAGTGTTTCTGTAATGAACTAATATTCATTTGAATCTATCTCTGAAAACCCTTTTCAGGCTCTTCAGAACCATAAAGAGATAGAGTACTTTTGccatttcttgaaataaaatacatattttcaatAACTGCACTGCATAGCTTAATTTTGATATGTTTattaagaaaatctgaattaTGCGGGagttattttaataaaacaatgcTGATTTGAGAGCACTGGATttagacaaaacaaaattcaaaaaagtACTTGCAATGTGCCAAATATTTATGTTATGAAcagagaatacaaaaacaaaacacaaattatAAGCCCTTACATCAAGGAGCCTACTTTATGCCTGGGGCAGTGGttgagtttaaaatttaaatggataTAGATAATTTGAGGGGATATTGAGCACTAATAGCTATTAGCTTCAGAACACCTGGGTTCTAATCCTGATTTTGACAGTTCCTAGTTACATTACCTTGGTCCAGACAGATTGCTTCCCAATGTATggtttttcatcagtaaaatgaggacaCTGGAGTAGATGGCACTTAATAATCCTTGATAGTTCTAATGATTTCTGAGTTGTTCTATCAATCCCTTTTATTACCTTCTccatttttggttatttttcccttccacattttgaaattaaaatgttcTGGCAGATTATGTATATTTTACATTTCCCAAACTGTGCTGTCTGAGGAATCCTCTAAATAATCCATGAAATAGCTATTCTCAACCCTTGCAAGTGTAGTTAGAAATCGTTGTAATTGAAAACATCTATTTTCTGATGGCAATGGCCTTCTTAAACACTGTGAGATTATGTACGAAGtttctgtgtatttatataaCTAGACTTTCATCACATGCCAAAATTTGAAGATAATATAATGTGGAAAATAAGTGGTTTGGGGAATTAGTTTGTCTCTTTAGGGAATTCCATAACAACCagcataatttctattttgcaaaAAAGTGGATTTTACTACCAAGAGGAAATCTACTGAGAAGAAAATGCCAGTgaataatttgtgaaataaatacATAAGTAGTGGAAATACAAATACTGAGAAACAGGAAACATTTATTTCGGTGATAAGCCTTGATGGATTCAGATGGAAGTTTAAAGGAAAGGATCtaaatgttttccttaaaatgaaagttAATTTTTAACTTGGAGAAAGCTTTAGGGACATATAATTTTCTGTTCTTCATTATTCCTCATATACTTAAAATGTGTGGAATATCAAGAAATTTCTTGAGTGTCCATTTCCTAACTCAGCAAAAAGGACATTTTTTGACCAATTTCTTCCTGCTATACAGAAAGCACTGAATTTTCTTTGTTGGAAATATCAcctaatataataatgtataatgtataatataataaaaaaaattttccttggaCTCCacatagttaaaagaaaaaatgtagttataaaatgaaaattattcttgAAAACTTATCTGTTTCATGATATTCATGACCTTCTTCCTATGTAAAGGTTTCCAGATGCTTTTTCTCTACAGGATCAGGCACAATTTATTCACTCTGCTCTCAAAATTCTCAGGTGGAATTAGTAAagcaaataaaagggaaaagtccCTAAGGATGAACTTTAAGAAGGCACTCACACATAACATACTTATTTTGGCAACAAAGTTTGACTGCCTTTTCATGGAAGCAGGACAAAAGATAATTGGAGGGaatattcaaagttttttttttttttttttttacattcttgaCACTTGTGAGCAATAACATTATTTTGACCTTTTTCTTGTTGAttgctttttttggttttctttctcatttttttcaaatttttgatctgatttttattgtgcatcatgataattgtgaaaattgCACATAtggaggaattgcacatgtttaatatatattggattatctgctgtataggggaggggagggggaaagggaggtagaaaaaatgGGAACAAGATTTtttaagggtaaatgttgaaattttgcatttattttgaagaaaaaataaatcagtcaTTAAAATAGTGGATATCTTAATGAATTTTATTCAAGAATCATCAACTGAGTGTGAAAAATCTTTTAAGGAACTGTATTTACTGAAACTTAGTTACACCCTGTGAATCATCTATAAAAAGACCAGTTCAGAACCAAAATGTTTGGAATATCTAGAACAGATAATATGTTCTAAAAAACGGTAGAGATTCTAGCTAGACTTTCTCAGATGCCACATGAGCTCCATCAAAAAATCATCAGGCTTTCTCTTCTTCATATTTGGCCAAAGAATGATCTTGTGAGTTTTAAAGGGCATAGAGCATTTTGGAATTCCTATATGCCCACTGAAATCTTAATATCATTCCTAGGACAGCAATGTTTCATGGCAGTCTACATCAGGAGCAAAGTACAGAATGGGCACAAAGAGCCCAAAATAGGCccaacagaacattgtacatagcaacaacaaaattatgcaatgatcaattctgatagatgtgactcttttcaacaatgaggtgattcagatcaattctaGTAGACtggtgatggagaaagccatctgcatcaaaaaaaaaaaaaaaaaaaaggactgtggggactgaatgtggatcataacattatttttatcttttttcttgttgattgcttttttttttgttttctttctcagtttttcaacgttttgatctaatttttattgtgcagcatgataattgtagaaattgCACATACGAAGGAATTGCacatgatttaacatatatcggattaTCTGCTGTCTAAAGGGAGGGAATGGTgaaagggaggtagaaaaaatgagaacataaGATTTTTCAAGGGCGAGTGTTGAaactgcatttattttgaaaataaaaagctattgttaaaaaataaaaaaaaaaagaatgccctTCATTGCTGGCAGATAGAAACCTTTTTCTACTACTTGTCATCTTATCTCCTAGTTGTCTGTTTTCTATGACACAGCTCTTTTTACTTACCTTTAATCTAAGGATGTCTTTTGAGAATAAACAGGAGGACCTCTCTTAACCAAGTTGCCTAAACTTGGCCCAAAGGTCATAAttagtaaaataaacaaacaaatgaacaaacaaataatcCTCCccataacaacaataaaagaaaacatatcctaatattttttttttttattttgtaattgtctGTTCCTATAAATTCAATTGTGGTAGAAAtattcaatggtttttttttttttttttccatttcacaaattctgtttttcaatgaatttcttttttcaaatttattttgtaaggagttatatggggtttttattaaatatatattttaaggagttttcatCAGATAATTTCTGcatttcctttcccaaactcttgtaaagttctcatttccttttcacattttttcttctaactctcttttaagatccaagagaaatgtGTAAGATgggaaccaactcatatcaccctctGGGActttatctggagatgatttCCTTTAGGATCGTCATAGtttttgaggtctgttctctttttccataaaaactatttatgatcagagttctttttgcttttttgctca contains these protein-coding regions:
- the LOC127538393 gene encoding olfactory receptor 6C76-like, with the protein product MRNHTLVTEFILLGLTDDPDLQVIIFLFLFFTYILSITGNLTIITLTLLDSHLKTPMYFFLRNFSFLEISFTSVCIPRFLVSILTGDRTISYNSCATQLFFFILLGSTEFFLLAAMSYDRYVAICKPLHYMTIMSNRVCNQLVISSWLAGFLIIFPPVIMGLQLEFCDSNIIDHFTCDSSPMLMISCTDTKVLEVLSFFLAVFTLIFTLILVILSYAFILRTILRIPSAQQRKKAFSTCSSHMIVVSISYGSCIFMYVKPSAKEGVAMTKGVAVLNTSVAPMLNPFIYTLRNQQVKQAFKDMIKKFLNSNA